One genomic region from Metallosphaera tengchongensis encodes:
- a CDS encoding 50S ribosomal protein L19e, with the protein MADLQLQKRLAADIKGAGLSRVRIPVEYIEEVAESLTREDIKKRIKEGKIVILSKKGNSRGRVKVRRRNRKRKGEGRRMGSKNGRKGARIDRKDEWMNRIRKIRRYLQWLRDNKVIDSSTYREMYVKAKGGTFKNLGDVKSALMQMGKLKE; encoded by the coding sequence ATGGCGGATCTTCAGTTACAAAAAAGATTAGCTGCAGATATAAAGGGTGCTGGGTTATCTAGGGTAAGAATACCTGTAGAGTATATTGAAGAAGTTGCAGAATCGTTGACAAGGGAGGATATAAAGAAGAGAATCAAGGAAGGAAAAATCGTAATCCTCTCAAAGAAAGGCAACAGTAGAGGTAGGGTAAAGGTCAGAAGGAGAAATAGAAAAAGGAAGGGTGAAGGTAGGCGAATGGGGAGTAAGAACGGAAGGAAAGGAGCAAGGATAGATAGAAAAGATGAATGGATGAATAGGATAAGGAAGATAAGGAGATACCTTCAGTGGCTTAGGGATAATAAGGTCATTGATAGTTCAACGTATAGGGAAATGTATGTGAAGGCCAAAGGAGGAACTTTTAAGAATTTGGGCGATGTTAAGTCTGCGCTGATGCAGATGGGAAAGTTAAAGGAGTGA
- a CDS encoding 30S ribosomal protein S19, with product MSQEIPAEWKKFKYRGKGLDELLTMPMDEFVKLLPSRQRRSLKRGFTPSERSLIEKIRKLRRENKVDKPIKTHVRSLVILPEMIGLKFAVYNGKQFVEFQVVPEMIGHYLGEFSITLQKVEHGEPGLKATRSSLFMAMKG from the coding sequence ATGTCTCAAGAAATACCTGCAGAGTGGAAAAAGTTTAAGTACAGGGGTAAAGGTCTTGATGAGTTATTGACGATGCCCATGGATGAGTTTGTAAAGCTACTTCCATCAAGGCAGAGGAGGTCCTTGAAGCGAGGTTTCACTCCCTCTGAGAGGTCTTTGATTGAGAAGATCAGAAAATTAAGAAGAGAGAACAAGGTGGATAAACCCATCAAGACTCATGTGAGAAGTCTAGTAATTCTGCCAGAAATGATAGGTCTGAAATTCGCAGTTTACAACGGTAAACAATTCGTGGAGTTCCAGGTAGTTCCTGAGATGATCGGACATTACCTCGGGGAGTTCTCTATTACCTTGCAAAAGGTTGAACATGGAGAGCCAGGACTTAAGGCTACGAGATCTAGCTTGTTTATGGCAATGAAAGGGTGA
- a CDS encoding 30S ribosomal protein S17 has translation MSQIKPKSVGIPGITPPSKECDDMDCPYHGSLRVRGILIEGTLVKNRANKMGVVERTYLFYDHKYKRYERRSSRIHAHVPPCLDIKEGDRVLIGETKPISKSVSFVVLGKR, from the coding sequence ATGTCTCAAATAAAACCGAAAAGTGTGGGCATTCCAGGGATTACGCCTCCCTCTAAGGAGTGCGATGATATGGATTGCCCTTACCATGGGAGTTTAAGAGTGAGAGGTATCCTCATAGAGGGTACCCTAGTTAAAAATAGGGCTAATAAGATGGGAGTTGTCGAGAGAACTTATTTATTCTACGATCATAAGTATAAAAGGTACGAAAGAAGGTCTAGCAGAATACATGCCCATGTGCCTCCATGTTTAGACATTAAGGAAGGAGATAGGGTTCTAATTGGTGAAACTAAACCCATATCGAAATCAGTATCTTTTGTGGTGTTAGGTAAGAGGTGA
- a CDS encoding putative RNA uridine N3 methyltransferase: MSDLIRFFSITRVTKIYLVKDRGLEHITVLFSKLLKYTLKPPYLKKLIPIDEDLKKVGLTQPINIPYHAVSNGLVEGEIRVTENHETGIRGIEAYSPNTSFIMIIDSKKPEFVDYVSIFYEGPQLEIVNSKRIEQMDNLILASRSGYDPQDKAKLLREMYYRTGITVLVGPPEGGILRKFSGIPSFNFLPKQGATDVRSKEALMAGLSILNILLS; encoded by the coding sequence ATGTCAGACCTCATTAGATTTTTTTCCATAACTAGAGTCACAAAAATATATCTTGTCAAAGATCGTGGATTAGAACATATAACTGTTTTATTCTCTAAATTATTGAAATATACACTGAAACCTCCTTATTTAAAGAAATTAATCCCTATTGATGAGGATCTAAAGAAGGTAGGTCTAACTCAACCCATCAATATTCCTTACCACGCAGTGTCCAATGGGCTAGTGGAGGGCGAGATTAGGGTTACGGAAAATCATGAAACTGGGATACGAGGAATAGAGGCATATAGCCCAAATACAAGTTTCATTATGATAATAGACTCGAAGAAGCCGGAATTTGTCGATTATGTTTCTATTTTTTATGAAGGGCCGCAACTCGAAATCGTTAATAGTAAAAGAATTGAGCAAATGGATAATCTAATTTTGGCAAGCAGATCCGGTTACGATCCACAGGACAAGGCTAAACTACTACGGGAAATGTATTACAGGACTGGAATCACGGTTCTTGTTGGACCGCCAGAAGGTGGGATATTGAGGAAGTTCTCAGGAATTCCTTCATTTAACTTTTTGCCCAAGCAGGGCGCAACAGATGTAAGATCTAAAGAAGCATTAATGGCCGGTTTAAGTATTTTGAACATTTTATTATCATAG
- a CDS encoding 30S ribosomal protein S8 — MTVINTLSNALSTLYNNETRRNKQAIIMPSSKLIINVLRTMQKEGYVGEFEFIDDGRWGKIVVQLLGRINKCGAITPRISLTYREMISLPDNVRRYLPSKEIGIIIVSTSKGVMSHKEAARQRLGGVILGYVY, encoded by the coding sequence ATGACAGTCATAAATACATTATCTAATGCTTTAAGCACGTTGTATAATAATGAAACTAGAAGAAATAAACAGGCTATTATAATGCCCTCATCGAAATTAATTATTAATGTTTTGAGGACTATGCAAAAAGAAGGTTACGTAGGAGAGTTCGAATTTATAGATGATGGAAGATGGGGTAAAATCGTCGTGCAGCTGTTAGGTAGAATAAACAAATGCGGTGCCATAACACCTAGGATCTCCTTGACCTACAGGGAAATGATTAGCTTACCAGATAACGTTAGGAGATACCTACCATCCAAGGAAATAGGGATCATCATAGTATCTACGTCCAAAGGTGTAATGAGCCATAAGGAAGCCGCAAGACAGAGGCTGGGTGGAGTAATATTAGGTTATGTGTATTAG
- the rplX gene encoding 50S ribosomal protein L24, whose product MVNTLQLKKKTLTAKLSEELVKEYGRKRVQIRTDDTVRVMRGDNYGFEGKVTQVFPETGRISIEGLTRKKADGTPVYIKIHASKVVITKLTLDDPKRKEVINRVSQSTKGQQEGGKK is encoded by the coding sequence ATGGTAAATACTTTACAATTGAAGAAGAAAACTTTGACCGCTAAACTTTCAGAAGAGCTAGTAAAAGAGTATGGAAGAAAGAGGGTTCAGATAAGAACGGATGACACTGTGAGGGTTATGAGAGGTGATAATTACGGATTTGAGGGAAAGGTTACTCAGGTTTTTCCAGAGACTGGGAGAATATCAATTGAGGGACTTACTAGAAAGAAGGCTGACGGTACTCCGGTATATATCAAGATTCATGCCTCTAAGGTAGTTATAACTAAATTAACTCTCGACGATCCTAAGCGCAAGGAAGTAATAAATAGGGTTTCCCAAAGCACTAAAGGTCAACAGGAAGGAGGTAAGAAGTAA
- a CDS encoding 30S ribosomal protein S3: MVDVKKYFLQKSMTRVMVDEFLAKEYYNAEYAGTEISKTPMGTRVTIYAGRPAIIIGKDGRTIKRLAQILEKYFNLENPQITVAPPEKPELNARVMAFRLAVTLERGYHFRRAAFITIRKIMNAGAIGAEVIVSGKITSERAKFEKLKEGIVYKTGNNLDVMVDRAIAIATLKMGIYGVEVVITKPIRSIDKISLKEGTESSGGEVRVTNVRIIDEEQRPSQGEESSEQAE; the protein is encoded by the coding sequence ATGGTTGATGTAAAGAAGTATTTTCTCCAGAAGTCAATGACGAGAGTAATGGTGGACGAATTCCTAGCCAAAGAGTACTATAATGCTGAGTATGCTGGTACTGAAATAAGCAAAACGCCGATGGGTACGAGGGTTACAATATATGCGGGAAGACCTGCAATAATAATAGGCAAGGATGGAAGAACTATAAAGAGATTAGCTCAAATACTGGAGAAGTATTTCAATCTGGAGAACCCTCAGATAACTGTAGCTCCTCCTGAGAAACCTGAATTGAACGCCAGGGTTATGGCTTTCAGGCTCGCTGTAACTCTAGAAAGGGGTTATCATTTCAGAAGGGCTGCGTTTATCACAATAAGGAAAATAATGAATGCAGGTGCAATAGGTGCTGAGGTTATTGTAAGCGGTAAAATTACGTCAGAGAGAGCAAAATTCGAGAAGTTAAAGGAAGGAATCGTCTACAAGACGGGTAATAATTTGGATGTGATGGTAGATAGGGCAATTGCGATAGCTACCTTAAAAATGGGAATATATGGTGTAGAAGTTGTTATTACTAAACCCATAAGGAGTATCGATAAGATCTCATTAAAGGAGGGTACTGAATCCTCGGGAGGAGAAGTTAGGGTAACTAACGTGAGAATAATAGATGAAGAGCAGAGACCATCACAGGGGGAGGAGAGCAGTGAGCAAGCTGAGTAA
- a CDS encoding 50S ribosomal protein L32e — translation MNEIKSDVIRRRAVYKLKLKYKSKIPDFLRYDWDKYYRLERQERWRRTRGQDNKTRLRVKGFPKPAGVGFRKPKSIRYLHPSGLREVLIKSEKDLDSLNQKADVIVRLSSSLGLKKRLEIIKKAKEMGLRVCGE, via the coding sequence ATGAACGAGATAAAGTCGGATGTTATAAGAAGAAGAGCTGTATATAAGCTTAAACTAAAGTATAAGAGTAAAATACCTGATTTTCTAAGATATGATTGGGATAAATACTACAGATTAGAGAGGCAGGAGAGATGGAGAAGGACAAGGGGTCAAGACAATAAGACGAGGCTGAGGGTCAAAGGGTTTCCCAAGCCAGCAGGTGTAGGATTCAGGAAACCCAAGTCAATCAGGTATCTTCACCCCTCAGGGTTAAGGGAGGTTCTCATAAAAAGTGAAAAGGATTTAGATTCGTTAAATCAAAAGGCTGATGTAATAGTCAGATTGTCGAGCTCTCTAGGGCTTAAGAAGAGGCTAGAAATTATTAAAAAGGCAAAAGAGATGGGACTAAGGGTATGCGGTGAGTAA
- a CDS encoding 50S ribosomal protein L3, which yields MGHRKLSSPRRGSAGLRPRKRSEELLPSPRSYPTLNLSNPTLLGFVGYKVGMTHVFMIDEDRSSSMFGKEIYVPTVVLETPPLTVLALRAYGFNPMGEPAVLGEVWGELDENTKKYVQRRIKSLKLDSEKIKKSADNIQSKIDKIFSLRLLVSTKPFLIPSLGKKTPDIVEIQIGGSDVKSQVEYGIKMLGKEINITDVFKEGQLIDIIGVTKGHGFQGVIKRYGVQELPRWHKHRKGSRKVGTKGPSLGTPSYVPQPGQMGYHRRTEYNKRILKISNDIQQVNPKGGFVRYGLVKNTYVLIEGSTIGSIKRPLFLRYPIRPYSTQLAVPKITYVDLNSKQG from the coding sequence ATGGGACATAGGAAGCTATCTTCGCCTAGACGAGGCTCGGCAGGTTTAAGACCAAGGAAGAGATCTGAGGAACTGTTACCATCTCCTAGATCTTATCCTACCTTAAACCTATCAAATCCTACGTTATTGGGTTTCGTTGGTTATAAGGTGGGAATGACGCATGTTTTCATGATAGATGAGGATAGGTCCTCATCTATGTTTGGGAAGGAGATTTATGTTCCGACTGTTGTTTTGGAAACTCCTCCGTTAACCGTGTTGGCACTCAGAGCTTATGGGTTTAATCCCATGGGGGAACCAGCAGTTTTAGGAGAAGTTTGGGGAGAATTAGACGAAAATACAAAAAAATATGTACAGCGGAGGATTAAATCGCTAAAACTTGATTCTGAAAAAATAAAGAAATCCGCTGATAATATTCAATCAAAAATTGATAAAATCTTTTCGTTGAGATTACTAGTCTCGACTAAACCCTTTTTAATACCCTCTTTAGGGAAGAAGACTCCAGATATTGTCGAAATCCAAATTGGCGGTTCGGATGTAAAGAGTCAAGTGGAGTATGGTATTAAAATGCTAGGTAAGGAAATCAATATTACCGATGTCTTTAAGGAAGGACAACTAATAGATATTATTGGAGTTACTAAAGGGCATGGATTTCAAGGAGTAATAAAAAGGTACGGTGTTCAGGAGCTTCCAAGGTGGCACAAACATAGAAAGGGAAGTAGAAAAGTAGGGACAAAGGGACCATCTTTGGGAACTCCAAGCTACGTTCCGCAACCAGGTCAAATGGGATATCACAGAAGAACCGAATATAACAAGAGAATCCTAAAAATTTCCAACGATATTCAACAGGTCAATCCAAAGGGAGGGTTTGTCAGGTACGGATTGGTTAAGAACACCTACGTTTTGATTGAGGGATCAACCATTGGGAGCATTAAGAGGCCACTATTCCTAAGGTATCCAATAAGGCCATATTCAACACAATTGGCAGTTCCTAAAATTACATACGTGGATTTAAACAGTAAGCAGGGGTGA
- the rpmC gene encoding 50S ribosomal protein L29, whose protein sequence is MSKLSKELRNKSDEELKKRLEELEADLIKNRAEARMGTLKNTSLIRNKRKEVAKILTIMGERKRSKRQST, encoded by the coding sequence GTGAGCAAGCTGAGTAAGGAACTCAGAAATAAATCTGATGAAGAATTAAAAAAGAGATTAGAGGAGTTAGAGGCAGATCTAATTAAGAATAGGGCTGAGGCTAGGATGGGTACCCTAAAGAATACATCTTTGATCAGAAACAAAAGAAAAGAGGTAGCTAAGATTTTAACCATTATGGGAGAAAGAAAAAGATCTAAAAGACAATCAACATGA
- a CDS encoding 30S ribosomal protein S4e, translating into MVHITRLEAPWFLKASKKDYKWTVRASPGPHPISRSIPLGLLLRDYLRVASTLKESKKIISDGSVLVDGRIRRDYKFPVGLMDVISIPKANLYFRVIPDKARLLKPIKISEDESGFKLVRLMNKTLTKNGRFQLNLEDGRNILLSDSSSDLIKIPTLTTLKLSIPKQEILGTFPIKEESYVMAIGGKNAGIIGQLKKLQSASYKTRRYSIVIIKSADGSEYETNLENLMVIGQEKPEIKVE; encoded by the coding sequence ATGGTCCACATTACAAGACTAGAAGCACCTTGGTTCTTGAAGGCCAGTAAGAAGGACTATAAGTGGACAGTAAGAGCGTCACCAGGTCCTCATCCGATATCAAGGTCAATTCCTTTAGGACTTCTCTTGAGAGATTACTTGAGAGTAGCATCTACCCTCAAAGAGTCGAAGAAGATCATTTCGGACGGATCTGTACTGGTGGATGGGAGAATAAGGAGAGATTATAAGTTTCCGGTGGGTCTGATGGACGTTATAAGCATACCGAAGGCTAATCTTTACTTCAGAGTAATCCCAGATAAAGCGAGGTTACTTAAGCCCATTAAGATAAGTGAGGACGAAAGTGGCTTTAAATTAGTAAGGCTTATGAACAAAACCCTTACCAAGAATGGAAGATTTCAGCTCAACCTTGAGGATGGAAGGAACATCTTGCTTTCCGATAGCTCCTCTGATCTGATTAAGATTCCTACTTTAACCACGTTAAAGTTATCTATACCTAAACAGGAAATCTTGGGAACTTTCCCCATCAAGGAAGAATCCTATGTGATGGCTATAGGTGGAAAGAACGCTGGAATAATAGGCCAACTAAAGAAGCTTCAATCAGCTTCCTACAAAACCCGAAGATACTCGATAGTTATAATTAAAAGTGCTGACGGATCTGAATACGAGACTAACCTTGAAAATCTAATGGTTATAGGTCAAGAGAAACCTGAAATTAAGGTGGAGTAA
- the rpl4p gene encoding 50S ribosomal protein L4 encodes MFFQLVEKKAQVIDLSGNKVKEISLPKFFSFPVRKDLIRRAFHSSFTKGLQPKGRDPAAGKRTTAKSFGINLGLARVPRIRGAGEGALAPNTVGGRLAFPPSTRERIVEEINEKEKRLAILSGLASTTIPRFVISRGHKVKLDLPLIVTDDLGNISKSSDLEDVLTKIGLSEELKRAKNKRVRAGKGKMRGRRYKRTRGPLLVVHDSKLPVVKAASNLPGVDVISAKELSIIHLAPGGHPGRLVIYTESSIKELENRFGGMSPK; translated from the coding sequence GTGTTCTTCCAATTAGTTGAAAAGAAGGCTCAGGTAATTGACCTCTCAGGTAATAAAGTAAAGGAGATTTCTTTACCTAAGTTTTTCAGCTTTCCAGTTAGGAAAGACCTTATCAGGAGAGCTTTCCACTCCTCTTTTACAAAGGGTCTTCAACCCAAGGGACGAGATCCAGCTGCAGGCAAAAGAACTACAGCTAAGAGCTTCGGGATAAACTTAGGTTTGGCAAGGGTACCTCGTATAAGGGGTGCGGGAGAGGGAGCCTTAGCACCCAACACGGTTGGGGGTAGGCTTGCTTTCCCCCCTTCGACTAGAGAAAGAATAGTAGAGGAAATCAACGAAAAAGAAAAAAGGCTTGCCATATTAAGCGGTTTAGCTTCCACCACTATACCAAGATTTGTTATTTCTAGAGGGCATAAAGTGAAATTAGATCTACCTCTGATTGTTACAGATGATCTCGGAAATATATCGAAATCATCAGATCTAGAAGATGTATTGACTAAGATTGGGCTAAGCGAAGAGCTCAAGAGAGCCAAAAATAAGAGAGTCAGAGCGGGTAAAGGAAAAATGAGAGGTAGAAGATATAAGAGAACTAGGGGACCATTGCTAGTAGTTCATGATTCCAAGCTTCCCGTTGTCAAGGCAGCATCCAATTTACCTGGGGTCGATGTAATTTCAGCAAAAGAGTTAAGTATTATACATTTAGCACCAGGCGGTCATCCAGGCAGATTAGTAATATATACCGAGTCGTCCATTAAGGAGCTGGAAAATAGATTTGGAGGGATGTCGCCAAAATGA
- a CDS encoding 50S ribosomal protein L5, producing MSEQTLQKNNPMRQIKIAKVTVNIGLGESGERLQKAFQLLEELTNAKPVYTKAKKSIKEFDVRKGAPIGVMVTLRGQKAEDFLKKVLAAVNYKIKSSSFDRHGNVSFGIAEHVIIPGTRYDPEVGIFGLDVAITFERPGFRISKRKRKKSRIPDSARVRKEESAKFLADKFGVVIV from the coding sequence ATGAGTGAGCAAACGCTTCAAAAAAACAATCCAATGCGTCAGATTAAGATAGCTAAAGTTACAGTAAATATAGGTCTCGGCGAATCAGGCGAGAGGTTACAGAAGGCTTTTCAGTTACTGGAAGAGCTCACTAATGCAAAGCCAGTATATACTAAGGCAAAGAAATCAATAAAGGAGTTTGATGTGAGAAAGGGTGCCCCGATAGGGGTTATGGTGACACTGAGGGGACAAAAAGCTGAGGACTTTCTTAAGAAAGTATTAGCTGCCGTAAATTATAAGATAAAATCTTCCAGTTTTGACAGACACGGAAATGTAAGTTTTGGTATCGCGGAACATGTGATAATACCCGGCACTAGATATGACCCTGAAGTGGGTATATTTGGGCTCGATGTAGCCATTACCTTTGAAAGACCTGGATTCAGAATATCGAAAAGGAAAAGAAAGAAGTCACGTATACCTGATTCTGCGAGGGTCAGAAAAGAGGAATCGGCTAAGTTCCTCGCGGATAAATTTGGAGTGGTTATTGTTTGA
- a CDS encoding 50S ribosomal protein L22, with the protein MGSWTYPDVGLDESRIGKAVVRNAPVSIKDLYNVSRSIRGMNVNEAKEFLQRVLDKKEAMPYWRYNHGASHKSNISKKWNVKSGRYPIKAIKYVLRALENARANAQGKGLDEDKLKVIHIASHKGIIIKRYLPRAFGRATKKYNRTSHIEVIVGEV; encoded by the coding sequence ATGGGATCTTGGACATATCCGGATGTAGGGCTTGATGAAAGCAGAATTGGAAAGGCTGTTGTAAGGAACGCTCCAGTATCTATTAAGGATCTTTATAACGTTTCAAGGTCAATTAGGGGAATGAATGTTAACGAGGCTAAGGAATTTCTTCAAAGAGTTCTAGACAAAAAGGAAGCAATGCCTTATTGGAGATATAATCATGGGGCTTCCCATAAATCCAATATATCCAAAAAGTGGAATGTAAAAAGTGGTAGATATCCAATCAAGGCCATTAAGTACGTGCTAAGGGCCTTGGAAAACGCTCGGGCTAACGCTCAGGGCAAAGGTCTGGACGAGGATAAGCTTAAGGTAATTCATATTGCTTCCCATAAAGGAATTATAATAAAGAGGTATTTACCTAGGGCCTTTGGGAGGGCCACTAAGAAATACAACAGGACCTCCCATATAGAGGTAATCGTTGGTGAGGTGTGA
- a CDS encoding 50S ribosomal protein L6 has translation MQAVSLMDEIEIPQGITVSIDGKTVKVKGKKGELVRDFSFAKFINIYLKGNKIVLEASFLGRREKATFYSIMRHIKNMFTGVQGGYRYYLKIIFTHFPISVKISGDQVQITNLIGEKNVRVAKIMPGVKVSLKGEDIVVEGLDLEKVAQTASNIELASKIRGFDRRIFSDGIYIYKKEVIE, from the coding sequence ATGCAAGCTGTCTCTTTAATGGATGAAATCGAGATCCCCCAGGGTATTACTGTCAGTATAGATGGGAAGACAGTCAAGGTAAAAGGTAAAAAAGGAGAGCTAGTCAGGGATTTCTCGTTTGCTAAGTTCATTAATATCTACTTAAAGGGCAACAAGATAGTCCTAGAGGCATCCTTTTTAGGTAGAAGAGAAAAGGCTACTTTTTACAGCATTATGAGGCATATCAAAAACATGTTTACTGGAGTCCAAGGGGGATATAGATATTATTTAAAGATAATATTCACGCATTTTCCAATATCTGTAAAAATAAGTGGTGATCAGGTTCAAATAACCAATTTAATTGGAGAGAAAAACGTTAGAGTAGCTAAAATAATGCCTGGAGTTAAGGTGAGTCTTAAGGGAGAGGATATAGTCGTAGAGGGGCTAGATTTAGAAAAAGTTGCCCAAACTGCATCCAACATAGAGCTAGCTTCCAAAATAAGGGGTTTTGACAGGAGAATATTTTCAGATGGAATTTATATTTACAAAAAAGAGGTGATTGAATGA
- a CDS encoding 30S ribosomal protein S14 — translation MGKYKPPAERKHGKGVQYCRRCGSTDSVIQKYGIYLCRQCFREVGYPLGFKRLR, via the coding sequence GTGGGGAAATATAAACCACCGGCTGAGAGGAAACATGGAAAGGGGGTTCAGTACTGCAGGAGATGTGGCAGTACTGATTCGGTGATTCAGAAATACGGAATATACTTATGCAGGCAGTGTTTTAGGGAAGTAGGGTACCCGTTAGGATTTAAGAGATTGAGGTGA
- a CDS encoding 50S ribosomal protein L23 encodes MIREVISTEKTVKLLESNNTLVLVVDIDDNKTTIKRDVEKSFGVKVEKVNTLITSKGEKKAYVKLTSEFKASEVAQKIGIL; translated from the coding sequence ATGATAAGGGAAGTTATATCGACAGAAAAGACTGTAAAGCTATTAGAATCTAATAATACGCTTGTTCTAGTAGTGGATATTGACGATAACAAGACCACAATCAAAAGAGATGTAGAAAAATCCTTTGGAGTAAAGGTCGAAAAGGTTAATACATTGATTACATCAAAAGGAGAAAAAAAGGCTTACGTGAAGTTGACGTCTGAGTTTAAGGCATCCGAGGTGGCGCAGAAGATTGGTATATTATGA
- a CDS encoding 50S ribosomal protein L14 produces the protein MPEKMQMLGSRKGLTPAVQNYTNVVVSDNSGGKEAVIINVFGYRGALRRVPYANVGDLVMVSVRKGTPEVRKQKFKAVVIRQRMPFRRPDGNWISFEDNAVVIVNPDGTAKGTEIRGPVAREAAERWPKVASLATFII, from the coding sequence ATGCCCGAAAAAATGCAGATGTTAGGATCGAGAAAGGGTCTTACCCCGGCTGTTCAAAACTACACGAATGTTGTGGTATCAGACAATAGTGGGGGCAAAGAGGCAGTTATTATAAATGTCTTTGGATATAGAGGAGCTCTTAGAAGGGTTCCTTATGCCAACGTAGGGGATTTGGTAATGGTATCCGTAAGAAAGGGCACTCCAGAGGTAAGAAAGCAGAAGTTTAAGGCAGTTGTTATAAGGCAGAGGATGCCTTTCAGGAGACCTGATGGGAATTGGATCTCCTTTGAGGATAACGCTGTAGTGATTGTAAATCCCGACGGTACAGCCAAAGGTACTGAGATTAGGGGGCCTGTCGCAAGAGAAGCCGCTGAAAGATGGCCAAAGGTAGCTAGCTTGGCTACCTTTATAATTTGA
- a CDS encoding 50S ribosomal protein L2 encodes MGKKLLQQRAGRGNKNFRNPGWLRVGEVRYPRVKGHHIGKVVDILHNPGMLEPVAKIKMDTGESFYISAVQGLVTGQKVEIGEGASPAMGNILPAKELPEGANVCNIELHRGDGGRYARSAGSYAIVIGKSEGKVLIRLPSGKIKGVDEDALVTVGVVAGGGVLEKPLLKAGNNYWKYKVKAKKWPHVRGVAMNVVSHPHGGGLHQSVSRSSTVSRNAPPGRKVGHIAARRTGRKDRK; translated from the coding sequence ATGGGAAAGAAGTTACTTCAACAAAGAGCTGGAAGAGGAAACAAGAATTTTAGGAACCCAGGTTGGTTAAGAGTTGGGGAAGTAAGGTATCCTAGGGTTAAGGGTCATCATATTGGAAAGGTAGTTGATATTTTACATAATCCAGGGATGTTAGAACCTGTTGCTAAGATAAAAATGGATACTGGGGAAAGTTTCTATATTTCTGCTGTCCAAGGTTTAGTTACTGGTCAGAAAGTGGAAATAGGTGAAGGTGCGTCTCCAGCAATGGGTAATATCCTTCCAGCCAAGGAATTACCAGAAGGGGCAAATGTTTGCAACATAGAGCTTCATAGGGGAGATGGAGGGAGATATGCTAGATCTGCTGGATCATATGCAATCGTTATAGGAAAAAGTGAGGGTAAAGTGTTAATTAGACTTCCTTCGGGGAAGATTAAGGGAGTGGATGAGGACGCTTTAGTAACAGTGGGAGTGGTTGCTGGTGGTGGGGTCTTGGAAAAGCCTCTACTTAAGGCCGGTAACAATTACTGGAAGTATAAGGTGAAGGCTAAGAAGTGGCCACACGTAAGAGGAGTTGCCATGAACGTTGTATCCCATCCGCATGGTGGAGGTCTACATCAAAGCGTTAGCAGATCAAGTACAGTTTCCAGAAATGCTCCTCCAGGGAGAAAGGTTGGGCATATTGCGGCCCGTAGAACTGGGAGGAAGGATAGGAAGTGA
- a CDS encoding ribonuclease P protein subunit — MRKIGFSKLDIINSEIKILFHSDSSLIGKKGKVIFEGEKTFILDTGAKKIIVYKASGIYELAFKRDRFTILGEALVGKPVKRVK; from the coding sequence ATGAGGAAGATAGGATTTTCTAAACTAGATATAATTAATTCTGAAATAAAAATTCTTTTCCATTCCGATTCTTCTCTTATTGGAAAAAAGGGTAAGGTTATATTCGAGGGCGAGAAAACCTTTATCCTTGACACTGGAGCCAAAAAAATAATTGTGTATAAGGCATCTGGCATTTATGAGTTAGCTTTTAAAAGAGACCGATTTACTATATTAGGCGAAGCCTTAGTGGGTAAGCCGGTAAAAAGGGTGAAATGA